A stretch of Equus caballus isolate H_3958 breed thoroughbred chromosome 11, TB-T2T, whole genome shotgun sequence DNA encodes these proteins:
- the OR3A16 gene encoding olfactory receptor 3A10, translating to MEPGSWGNRTTVTEFVLLGLTENIRLQPILFAVFLCAYVVTVGGNFSILAAILVEPKLHTPMYYFLGNLSLLDIGCITVTVPPMLACLLAHHCRVPYAACISQLFFFHLLAGVDCHLLTAMAYDRYLAICQPLTYSTRMSHVVQGALVGICCTVSFINALTHTVAVSVLDFCGPNVVNHFYCDLPPLFQLSCSSIHLNGQLLFVGATFMGVIPMILISTSYAHVAAAVLRIRSAEGRKKAFSTCGSHLTVVCIFYGTGFFSYMRLGSVSASDKDKGIGILNTILSPMLNPVIYSLRNPDVQGALKRVLTGKRPPE from the coding sequence ATGGAGCCAGGTTCCTGGGGGAACAGGACAACTGTCACTGAGTTCGTCCTTCTTGGCCTAACAGAGAACATAAGACTGCAACCCATCctttttgctgtcttcctttgtgccTATGTGGTCACAGTCGGAGGCAACTTCAGCATCCTGGCTGCCATCTTGGTGGAGCCCAAACTCCACACTCCTATGTACTACTTCCTGGGGAACCTGTCTCTGCTGGACATTGGATGCATCACTGTCACTGTTCCTCCCATGCTGGCATGTCTCCTGGCCCACCATTGCAGAGTTCCCTATGCTGCCTGCATTTCACAGCTCTTCTTTTTCCACCTCCTGGCGGGTGTAGACTGTCACCTCTTGAcagccatggcctatgaccgctaccTGGCCATCTGCCAGCCCCTCACCTACAGCACCCGCATGAGCCATGTAGTTCAGGGTGCCCTGGTCGGCATTTGCTGCACTGTCTCCTTCATCAATGCTCTGACTCACACAGTGGCTGTGTCCGTGCTTGATTTCTGTGGCCCTAATGTGGTCAACCACTTCTACTGCGACCTCCCACCTCTTTTCCAGCTCTCCTGCTCCAGCATTCACCTCAATGGGCAGCTGCTCTTTGTAGGGGCCACCTTCATGGGGGTGATTCCCATGATCCTTATCTCAACCTCCTATGCCCATGTCGCAGCTGCAGTACTACGCATCCGCTCAGCCGAGGGGAGGAAGAAGGCATTCTCCACGTGTGGCTCCCACCTCACCGTGGTCTGTATCTTTTACGGAACTGGCTTCTTCAGTTACATGCGTTTGGGCTCAGTGTCAGCCTCAGACAAGGACAAGGGGATTGGGATCCTCAATACTATCCTCAGCCCCATGCTGAACCCAGTCATCTACAGCCTCCGGAACCCTGATGTGCAGGGTGCCCTGAAGAGGGTGCTAACAGGAAAGAGGCCCCCAGAGTGA